AAAAAAGAAAAATATAATTTAATTTATTTATCAGGCGTTTTGAAATTAAATTGGTATAATAGCAAATTAATTCAAAACCTGTTAATCAAAATATCAGTATTTTATATTTGATAGGGTTAAAATTAAGGAAACTTCTAATAATTCCTTAATCATCAACTTTTATTTTCAATTTAGGATAACGAATTACACCTTTAATAAGTTCTACATTATTTGCTTTTAATTGCTTTTCTACCTCATTTATCAAATTAAGGAATTCTCCTTTCTGTTTTAATTCGTTTTTAAAATTACGGATTGTACTCCTTGAAGGGATTTCATCTTCAAGAGTTAAACCAGCAAAATAAGTGAAAGACAATGAATCATTTACACAATCCTCAATATGATTATTTTTTATATCAAACCATTCTTCAAGAAGACAAAACTTAAAAAGTAACAATCCCGAATATGCCGGTCGTCCGTCAGTACGTTTTCCTTTACTATAATTTTGATTTATCAATTTTTCAATTTTATTCCAATTAATTATTTTATTGATTGAATTAAAAAATGATTTATTGATTTTCCGTTCAGCAATTGCAAGATCGGCAAAACTTATGTTTTTTGTAGGCTTATACATGGCACTTTTAAATATGCTACTAAGATACAAAAAATATTTATAATTGTATAATTATAAAATGTTAATTAAATCCCACATCTTACATCCTGCATCTTGCATCCTGTATCTTGCATCCTGCATCTTGTATCCTGCATCTTGCATTCTGTATCTTGCATCCTGTATCTTGCATCTTGCATCCT
This is a stretch of genomic DNA from Bacteroidota bacterium. It encodes these proteins:
- a CDS encoding transposase, with the translated sequence MYKPTKNISFADLAIAERKINKSFFNSINKIINWNKIEKLINQNYSKGKRTDGRPAYSGLLLFKFCLLEEWFDIKNNHIEDCVNDSLSFTYFAGLTLEDEIPSRSTIRNFKNELKQKGEFLNLINEVEKQLKANNVELIKGVIRYPKLKIKVDD